From the genome of Leptolyngbyaceae cyanobacterium, one region includes:
- a CDS encoding RodZ domain-containing protein — MKRNKNKNKKENLLPYLEKQRAEKLTEMGGYLRYLRQEQSLSLDEVAAKTKVQARLLNAIEEANLEQLPEPIYIKGFIKKYADVLGLNGAEFASSFPTGQSFQLLRPTWYTFRAPQLRPIHLYFVYVLLIIFAVSGLSHMVNSSGIQMGTANNAPKPTTTPEPSKVAKTNPPPNSNSNSLALVTSAVATNMPSTNQPVRVGVTLKAESWIRVMVDGKKEFEGVLPEGTQRTWIAQQELVVKAGNAGGVVVAVNEGEAKQLGAPGQVEEVTFKVNPKS; from the coding sequence ATGAAGAGGAATAAAAACAAGAATAAAAAGGAGAACTTACTTCCTTATCTTGAAAAACAAAGAGCCGAGAAACTAACAGAGATGGGAGGTTACCTGCGCTATCTGCGCCAGGAACAATCCTTATCTCTAGACGAAGTAGCAGCTAAAACAAAAGTACAAGCGCGTCTACTCAACGCCATTGAAGAAGCTAACCTCGAACAATTGCCAGAACCCATTTATATTAAGGGTTTTATTAAAAAATATGCAGATGTACTAGGCTTGAACGGCGCGGAGTTTGCCAGCAGTTTCCCTACCGGACAGAGTTTTCAGCTACTCAGACCTACCTGGTATACTTTCCGCGCCCCTCAGCTGAGACCGATACACCTCTACTTTGTTTACGTATTATTGATTATCTTCGCCGTGAGCGGGCTGTCTCACATGGTGAACAGTTCCGGTATTCAGATGGGTACTGCGAATAACGCCCCAAAACCAACTACCACACCAGAACCATCTAAAGTAGCTAAAACTAACCCTCCCCCTAACTCTAACTCCAATAGCTTGGCTCTGGTCACTTCAGCCGTAGCCACTAATATGCCTTCAACAAACCAACCCGTCCGAGTAGGGGTTACCTTAAAAGCCGAATCTTGGATTCGCGTGATGGTAGATGGCAAAAAAGAATTTGAAGGGGTTTTGCCTGAAGGTACCCAGCGTACTTGGATAGCCCAGCAAGAACTAGTAGTGAAAGCTGGTAATGCCGGTGGAGTAGTAGTCGCTGTCAATGAAGGCGAAGCCAAGCAATTGGGAGCTCCAGGTCAGGTGGAAGAAGTCACCTTTAAAGTTAATCCGAAGTCCTAA
- a CDS encoding pseudouridine synthase produces the protein MQERLQKILSQWGIASRRQAEQMILTGRVSVNGTPVQLGQKADPECDRIEVDGKLIKVANRPQHVYLLLHKPRGVVSTCSDPQGRDTVLDLLSKELRRESGIHPVGRLDADSTGALLLTNDGNLTFRLLHPKHKVAKTYEVWVHGQPPESVLQTWRQGVVLDGQKTLPARVKILKTRPTGDRTLLEIVLKEGRNRQIRRVGELLGYPVIHIHRVAIGPIQLQTGKELLLPGKYRHLTEDEIDFLQKANPNLTDRSIQ, from the coding sequence ATGCAAGAAAGGCTGCAAAAAATACTCTCTCAATGGGGTATAGCCTCCCGTCGTCAAGCCGAACAAATGATTCTCACTGGGCGCGTAAGTGTCAATGGCACGCCAGTCCAGTTGGGACAAAAAGCCGATCCGGAATGCGATCGCATAGAAGTCGATGGCAAACTCATCAAAGTTGCCAATCGTCCTCAGCACGTTTACCTACTACTCCACAAACCCCGTGGAGTAGTTTCTACGTGCAGCGATCCCCAAGGACGCGATACAGTTCTAGACCTACTTTCAAAAGAACTGCGACGAGAATCGGGAATTCATCCGGTGGGACGCTTAGACGCCGATTCTACAGGGGCATTACTATTGACGAACGATGGCAACTTAACTTTTCGCCTGCTTCATCCGAAGCATAAAGTTGCTAAAACATATGAAGTCTGGGTGCACGGTCAACCTCCCGAAAGCGTCCTCCAAACTTGGCGTCAGGGAGTCGTTTTAGATGGTCAAAAAACTTTACCCGCACGAGTCAAAATCCTCAAAACAAGGCCAACAGGCGATCGAACTCTTCTAGAAATAGTTCTCAAAGAAGGGAGAAATCGGCAAATTCGGCGGGTAGGCGAATTGCTGGGATATCCAGTGATTCACATCCATCGGGTCGCGATCGGCCCAATTCAACTACAAACCGGAAAGGAGCTTTTATTGCCTGGAAAATACCGTCATCTCACCGAAGATGAAATCGATTTTTTACAAAAGGCGAACCCCAACTTAACCGATCGCTCTATCCAATAA